A stretch of the Xiphias gladius isolate SHS-SW01 ecotype Sanya breed wild chromosome 19, ASM1685928v1, whole genome shotgun sequence genome encodes the following:
- the rhobtb4 gene encoding rho related BTB domain containing 4 isoform X2, translated as MSRAFSMDIDTDYERPNVETIKCVVVGDNAVGKTRLICARACNATLTQYQLLATHVPTVWAIDQYRVCQEVLERSRDVVDEVSVSLRLWDTFGDHHKDRRFAYGRSDVVVLCFSLANPNSLRHVRTMWFPEIKHFCPRTPIILVGCQLDLRYADLDAVNRARRPLAKPIKPTDILPPERGHEVAKELGIPYYETSIVAQFGVKDVFDNAIRAALISRRHLQFWKSHLKKVQRPLLQAPFLPPRPPRPIVGIPDPPPAGGEGPDSLFCQPLCADVLFLLHGGTTRVFAHKVYLATSCSKFYDLFTLDLGGSSVAPRGEEEESKENLESGEEDEQSRRGAKEQAGRTKSLDIDKDGVDGGVRGLNRPQLLQQGSLRTSQSDNALPSRAQYSLGALGTGRALSGWGRGFLSVCLEHVDDPMTGRPRLMTVVAMDALIQEEPFKAVLQYLYTGSLDEGRGDLMQVATIAELLEVFDLRMMVANVLNRESFMNQEITKAFHVRRANRIKECLNKGTFADVVFRLDDGCLPAHKPLLISSCDWMAAMFRGSFMESYIEEVSIPNTSTACMRGVLEFLYCGLLTPCPGLEPMELIVLANRLCLPRLVALTEQHAVDELLQLAVKGVDIDGQVLAYLEIAQFHNAKQLSAWCLHHICTNYNSICRKFPKDMKAMSPENQRHFEKQRWPPVWFLKEEDRYLRSQKEREREEEILRKQHTKRGWCFWRHPSSSPHVS; from the exons GGCCTTCTCCATGGATATAGACACAGACTATGAGCGGCCCAATGTGGAAACCATTAAATGTGTAGTGGTAGGGGATAACGCAGTAGGCAAGACCAGGCTAATCTGTGCCCGTGCCTGCAATGCCACCCTCACACAGTATCAGCTGCTTGCCACCCACGTGCCAACCGTCTGGGCCATCGACCAATACCGTGTATGCCAGGAG GTGTTAGAAAGATCTCGTGATGTAGTCGATGAGGTCAGTGTGTCCCTGAGGCTATGGGACACATTTGGGGATCATCACAAAGACAGACGATTTGCTTATGGCAG GTCTGACGTAGTGGTGCTTTGCTTCTCACTGGCCAATCCCAATTCCTTGCGCCACGTCCGCACCATGTGGTTCCCGGAGATCAAGCACTTCTGTCCCCGGACCCCAATCATCCTGGTCGGCTGCCAGCTGGATCTGCGCTATGCCGACCTGGATGCAGTTAACCGTGCACGACGACCCCTGGCCAA ACCCATCAAACCTACAGATATCCTTCCTCCAGAGAGAGGCCATGAGGTGGCAAAGGAACTTGGGATACCCTATTATGAGACCAGCATTGTTGCCCAGTTTGGAGTCAAAGATGTTTTTGACAATGCCATCCGAGCCGCCCTGATTTCCCGTCGACACCTCCAGTTCTGGAAGTCCCACCTCAAAAAGGTCCAGAGGCCCCTTCTCCAGGCACCCTTCCTGCCTCCTCGCCCACCACGACCCATAGTGGGCATCCCTGACCCCCCTCCCGCGGGTGGCGAGGGCCCTGATTCCCTTTTCTGCCAGCCACTGTGTGCAgatgttcttttccttctgCACGGTGGCACTACTCGCGTCTTTGCACACAAAGTGTATCTGGCTACATCCTGCTCCAAGTTCTATGACCTCTTCACCCTTGATCTTGGTGGATCATCTGTGGCGCcgaggggggaggaggaggagagcaaggaAAACTTGGAGAGTGGGGAGGAAGAtgagcagagcaggagaggagcCAAGGAGCAAGCTGGGCGCACTAAGAGCCTGGACATTGATAAAGACGGGGTTGACGGAGGAGTTCGGGGCCTGAATCGACCCCAGCTGCTCCAGCAGGGCTCTTTGAGGACTTCCCAGAGTGATAATGCGCTCCCGTCTCGAGCCCAGTACTCCCTGGGAGCACTAGGGACTGGTCGAGCACTTTCAGGATGGGGGAGGGGGttcctgagtgtgtgtctggagCACGTTGATGATCCGATGACTGGACGACCACGACTCATGACTGTGGTAGCCATGGATGCGCTCATACAGGAAGAACCATTCAAG GCCGTGCTTCAGTACCTGTACACAGGCAGTCTGGATGAGGGCCGAGGGGATCTGATGCAGGTGGCCACCATAGCAGAGCTACTTGAGGTGTTCGACCTGCGGATGATGGTCGCCAATGTTCTGAACAGAGAAAGCTTCATGAACCAGGAGATCACCAAGGCCTTCCATGTCCGCAGAGCCAACCGCATCAAGGAGTGTCTCAATAAAGGGACCTTTGCTG ATGTGGTGTTCCGGCTGGACGATGGCTGCCTCCCGGCCCACAAGCCCCTGCTCATCTCTAGCTGCGACTGGATGGCTGCCATGTTCCGCGGCTCTTTCATGGAAAGCTACATCGAGGAG GTATCCATTCCTAACACCAGTACAGCCTGTATGCGTGGGGTGCTGGAGTTCCTGTACTGTGGTCTGCTGACACCCTGTCCTGGTCTAGAGCCAATGGAACTGATTGTTCTGGCCAACCGTCTCTGTTTGCCGCGCCTTGTCGCTCTCACAG AGCAGCACGCTGTGGATGAGCTTCTCCAGTTGGCAGTGAAAGGAGTTGACATTGATGGACAGGTGTTGGCTTACCTCGAAATTGCACAG TTTCACAATGCCAAGCAACTATCAGCTTGGTGTCTCCATCACATCTGCACTAACTACAACAGCATCTGCCGCAAGTTTCCCAAAGACATGAAGGCCATGTCTCCAG AAAACCAGAGGCACTTTGAGAAGCAGCGCTGGCCTCCTGTGTGGTTCCTGAAGGAGGAGGATCGCTACCTGCGCTCTCAGAAGGAGCGTGAGCGCGAGGAGGAGATCTTACGCAAGCAACACACCAAACGAGGCTGGTGTTTTTGGAGACAcccatcctcctctccacatGTCTCCTAA
- the rhobtb4 gene encoding rho related BTB domain containing 4 isoform X3, with translation MDIDTDYERPNVETIKCVVVGDNAVGKTRLICARACNATLTQYQLLATHVPTVWAIDQYRVCQEVLERSRDVVDEVSVSLRLWDTFGDHHKDRRFAYGRSDVVVLCFSLANPNSLRHVRTMWFPEIKHFCPRTPIILVGCQLDLRYADLDAVNRARRPLAKPIKPTDILPPERGHEVAKELGIPYYETSIVAQFGVKDVFDNAIRAALISRRHLQFWKSHLKKVQRPLLQAPFLPPRPPRPIVGIPDPPPAGGEGPDSLFCQPLCADVLFLLHGGTTRVFAHKVYLATSCSKFYDLFTLDLGGSSVAPRGEEEESKENLESGEEDEQSRRGAKEQAGRTKSLDIDKDGVDGGVRGLNRPQLLQQGSLRTSQSDNALPSRAQYSLGALGTGRALSGWGRGFLSVCLEHVDDPMTGRPRLMTVVAMDALIQEEPFKAVLQYLYTGSLDEGRGDLMQVATIAELLEVFDLRMMVANVLNRESFMNQEITKAFHVRRANRIKECLNKGTFADVVFRLDDGCLPAHKPLLISSCDWMAAMFRGSFMESYIEEVSIPNTSTACMRGVLEFLYCGLLTPCPGLEPMELIVLANRLCLPRLVALTEQHAVDELLQLAVKGVDIDGQVLAYLEIAQFHNAKQLSAWCLHHICTNYNSICRKFPKDMKAMSPENQRHFEKQRWPPVWFLKEEDRYLRSQKEREREEEILRKQHTKRGWCFWRHPSSSPHVS, from the exons ATGGATATAGACACAGACTATGAGCGGCCCAATGTGGAAACCATTAAATGTGTAGTGGTAGGGGATAACGCAGTAGGCAAGACCAGGCTAATCTGTGCCCGTGCCTGCAATGCCACCCTCACACAGTATCAGCTGCTTGCCACCCACGTGCCAACCGTCTGGGCCATCGACCAATACCGTGTATGCCAGGAG GTGTTAGAAAGATCTCGTGATGTAGTCGATGAGGTCAGTGTGTCCCTGAGGCTATGGGACACATTTGGGGATCATCACAAAGACAGACGATTTGCTTATGGCAG GTCTGACGTAGTGGTGCTTTGCTTCTCACTGGCCAATCCCAATTCCTTGCGCCACGTCCGCACCATGTGGTTCCCGGAGATCAAGCACTTCTGTCCCCGGACCCCAATCATCCTGGTCGGCTGCCAGCTGGATCTGCGCTATGCCGACCTGGATGCAGTTAACCGTGCACGACGACCCCTGGCCAA ACCCATCAAACCTACAGATATCCTTCCTCCAGAGAGAGGCCATGAGGTGGCAAAGGAACTTGGGATACCCTATTATGAGACCAGCATTGTTGCCCAGTTTGGAGTCAAAGATGTTTTTGACAATGCCATCCGAGCCGCCCTGATTTCCCGTCGACACCTCCAGTTCTGGAAGTCCCACCTCAAAAAGGTCCAGAGGCCCCTTCTCCAGGCACCCTTCCTGCCTCCTCGCCCACCACGACCCATAGTGGGCATCCCTGACCCCCCTCCCGCGGGTGGCGAGGGCCCTGATTCCCTTTTCTGCCAGCCACTGTGTGCAgatgttcttttccttctgCACGGTGGCACTACTCGCGTCTTTGCACACAAAGTGTATCTGGCTACATCCTGCTCCAAGTTCTATGACCTCTTCACCCTTGATCTTGGTGGATCATCTGTGGCGCcgaggggggaggaggaggagagcaaggaAAACTTGGAGAGTGGGGAGGAAGAtgagcagagcaggagaggagcCAAGGAGCAAGCTGGGCGCACTAAGAGCCTGGACATTGATAAAGACGGGGTTGACGGAGGAGTTCGGGGCCTGAATCGACCCCAGCTGCTCCAGCAGGGCTCTTTGAGGACTTCCCAGAGTGATAATGCGCTCCCGTCTCGAGCCCAGTACTCCCTGGGAGCACTAGGGACTGGTCGAGCACTTTCAGGATGGGGGAGGGGGttcctgagtgtgtgtctggagCACGTTGATGATCCGATGACTGGACGACCACGACTCATGACTGTGGTAGCCATGGATGCGCTCATACAGGAAGAACCATTCAAG GCCGTGCTTCAGTACCTGTACACAGGCAGTCTGGATGAGGGCCGAGGGGATCTGATGCAGGTGGCCACCATAGCAGAGCTACTTGAGGTGTTCGACCTGCGGATGATGGTCGCCAATGTTCTGAACAGAGAAAGCTTCATGAACCAGGAGATCACCAAGGCCTTCCATGTCCGCAGAGCCAACCGCATCAAGGAGTGTCTCAATAAAGGGACCTTTGCTG ATGTGGTGTTCCGGCTGGACGATGGCTGCCTCCCGGCCCACAAGCCCCTGCTCATCTCTAGCTGCGACTGGATGGCTGCCATGTTCCGCGGCTCTTTCATGGAAAGCTACATCGAGGAG GTATCCATTCCTAACACCAGTACAGCCTGTATGCGTGGGGTGCTGGAGTTCCTGTACTGTGGTCTGCTGACACCCTGTCCTGGTCTAGAGCCAATGGAACTGATTGTTCTGGCCAACCGTCTCTGTTTGCCGCGCCTTGTCGCTCTCACAG AGCAGCACGCTGTGGATGAGCTTCTCCAGTTGGCAGTGAAAGGAGTTGACATTGATGGACAGGTGTTGGCTTACCTCGAAATTGCACAG TTTCACAATGCCAAGCAACTATCAGCTTGGTGTCTCCATCACATCTGCACTAACTACAACAGCATCTGCCGCAAGTTTCCCAAAGACATGAAGGCCATGTCTCCAG AAAACCAGAGGCACTTTGAGAAGCAGCGCTGGCCTCCTGTGTGGTTCCTGAAGGAGGAGGATCGCTACCTGCGCTCTCAGAAGGAGCGTGAGCGCGAGGAGGAGATCTTACGCAAGCAACACACCAAACGAGGCTGGTGTTTTTGGAGACAcccatcctcctctccacatGTCTCCTAA
- the rhobtb4 gene encoding rho related BTB domain containing 4 isoform X1 → MWVSSGTVGRAFSMDIDTDYERPNVETIKCVVVGDNAVGKTRLICARACNATLTQYQLLATHVPTVWAIDQYRVCQEVLERSRDVVDEVSVSLRLWDTFGDHHKDRRFAYGRSDVVVLCFSLANPNSLRHVRTMWFPEIKHFCPRTPIILVGCQLDLRYADLDAVNRARRPLAKPIKPTDILPPERGHEVAKELGIPYYETSIVAQFGVKDVFDNAIRAALISRRHLQFWKSHLKKVQRPLLQAPFLPPRPPRPIVGIPDPPPAGGEGPDSLFCQPLCADVLFLLHGGTTRVFAHKVYLATSCSKFYDLFTLDLGGSSVAPRGEEEESKENLESGEEDEQSRRGAKEQAGRTKSLDIDKDGVDGGVRGLNRPQLLQQGSLRTSQSDNALPSRAQYSLGALGTGRALSGWGRGFLSVCLEHVDDPMTGRPRLMTVVAMDALIQEEPFKAVLQYLYTGSLDEGRGDLMQVATIAELLEVFDLRMMVANVLNRESFMNQEITKAFHVRRANRIKECLNKGTFADVVFRLDDGCLPAHKPLLISSCDWMAAMFRGSFMESYIEEVSIPNTSTACMRGVLEFLYCGLLTPCPGLEPMELIVLANRLCLPRLVALTEQHAVDELLQLAVKGVDIDGQVLAYLEIAQFHNAKQLSAWCLHHICTNYNSICRKFPKDMKAMSPENQRHFEKQRWPPVWFLKEEDRYLRSQKEREREEEILRKQHTKRGWCFWRHPSSSPHVS, encoded by the exons GGCCTTCTCCATGGATATAGACACAGACTATGAGCGGCCCAATGTGGAAACCATTAAATGTGTAGTGGTAGGGGATAACGCAGTAGGCAAGACCAGGCTAATCTGTGCCCGTGCCTGCAATGCCACCCTCACACAGTATCAGCTGCTTGCCACCCACGTGCCAACCGTCTGGGCCATCGACCAATACCGTGTATGCCAGGAG GTGTTAGAAAGATCTCGTGATGTAGTCGATGAGGTCAGTGTGTCCCTGAGGCTATGGGACACATTTGGGGATCATCACAAAGACAGACGATTTGCTTATGGCAG GTCTGACGTAGTGGTGCTTTGCTTCTCACTGGCCAATCCCAATTCCTTGCGCCACGTCCGCACCATGTGGTTCCCGGAGATCAAGCACTTCTGTCCCCGGACCCCAATCATCCTGGTCGGCTGCCAGCTGGATCTGCGCTATGCCGACCTGGATGCAGTTAACCGTGCACGACGACCCCTGGCCAA ACCCATCAAACCTACAGATATCCTTCCTCCAGAGAGAGGCCATGAGGTGGCAAAGGAACTTGGGATACCCTATTATGAGACCAGCATTGTTGCCCAGTTTGGAGTCAAAGATGTTTTTGACAATGCCATCCGAGCCGCCCTGATTTCCCGTCGACACCTCCAGTTCTGGAAGTCCCACCTCAAAAAGGTCCAGAGGCCCCTTCTCCAGGCACCCTTCCTGCCTCCTCGCCCACCACGACCCATAGTGGGCATCCCTGACCCCCCTCCCGCGGGTGGCGAGGGCCCTGATTCCCTTTTCTGCCAGCCACTGTGTGCAgatgttcttttccttctgCACGGTGGCACTACTCGCGTCTTTGCACACAAAGTGTATCTGGCTACATCCTGCTCCAAGTTCTATGACCTCTTCACCCTTGATCTTGGTGGATCATCTGTGGCGCcgaggggggaggaggaggagagcaaggaAAACTTGGAGAGTGGGGAGGAAGAtgagcagagcaggagaggagcCAAGGAGCAAGCTGGGCGCACTAAGAGCCTGGACATTGATAAAGACGGGGTTGACGGAGGAGTTCGGGGCCTGAATCGACCCCAGCTGCTCCAGCAGGGCTCTTTGAGGACTTCCCAGAGTGATAATGCGCTCCCGTCTCGAGCCCAGTACTCCCTGGGAGCACTAGGGACTGGTCGAGCACTTTCAGGATGGGGGAGGGGGttcctgagtgtgtgtctggagCACGTTGATGATCCGATGACTGGACGACCACGACTCATGACTGTGGTAGCCATGGATGCGCTCATACAGGAAGAACCATTCAAG GCCGTGCTTCAGTACCTGTACACAGGCAGTCTGGATGAGGGCCGAGGGGATCTGATGCAGGTGGCCACCATAGCAGAGCTACTTGAGGTGTTCGACCTGCGGATGATGGTCGCCAATGTTCTGAACAGAGAAAGCTTCATGAACCAGGAGATCACCAAGGCCTTCCATGTCCGCAGAGCCAACCGCATCAAGGAGTGTCTCAATAAAGGGACCTTTGCTG ATGTGGTGTTCCGGCTGGACGATGGCTGCCTCCCGGCCCACAAGCCCCTGCTCATCTCTAGCTGCGACTGGATGGCTGCCATGTTCCGCGGCTCTTTCATGGAAAGCTACATCGAGGAG GTATCCATTCCTAACACCAGTACAGCCTGTATGCGTGGGGTGCTGGAGTTCCTGTACTGTGGTCTGCTGACACCCTGTCCTGGTCTAGAGCCAATGGAACTGATTGTTCTGGCCAACCGTCTCTGTTTGCCGCGCCTTGTCGCTCTCACAG AGCAGCACGCTGTGGATGAGCTTCTCCAGTTGGCAGTGAAAGGAGTTGACATTGATGGACAGGTGTTGGCTTACCTCGAAATTGCACAG TTTCACAATGCCAAGCAACTATCAGCTTGGTGTCTCCATCACATCTGCACTAACTACAACAGCATCTGCCGCAAGTTTCCCAAAGACATGAAGGCCATGTCTCCAG AAAACCAGAGGCACTTTGAGAAGCAGCGCTGGCCTCCTGTGTGGTTCCTGAAGGAGGAGGATCGCTACCTGCGCTCTCAGAAGGAGCGTGAGCGCGAGGAGGAGATCTTACGCAAGCAACACACCAAACGAGGCTGGTGTTTTTGGAGACAcccatcctcctctccacatGTCTCCTAA